Genomic segment of Corythoichthys intestinalis isolate RoL2023-P3 chromosome 7, ASM3026506v1, whole genome shotgun sequence:
CCCTATAACATTTTGTCCTCCAAAGAGTAGGACAAAAAATGCCTTAAATTAAAGTATTAGGAAGAGACAGGTCATACATTGCATTTGTATTTACGGCATTTGCTAAACTTTTACTTTGTGTTAAGGTAAACCTGATTAGACTGTGCTTCAGGCTTCAGTCAGTTTTTCGCGAAATTAATGCTTTCTTTCAAAAATTTTGCCAGAGTGCGACTTAAACGTGTTTTGAttgaaggttgttttttttcaagccTCATTACTCTCGTTAAGGGTCTTCCTTGAAGATTGCACTGAAGGAAACGGGACACCCAAAATGTGTTGCCCCTTGGAGATGTGATCTTGTGACTGGGTATGTCACCTCCTGTAgcatgtaattttaaataacgCATTTCCATTTTACTCTTGCAGTAAATTTTAATACTGGAACATCTGAAACCCCTCtgcataaaaatgtaaaaacatttttgagatatttgagtgtttttaaaaattcttgcTGAAAATTTGGTTTTGCAAATTACCAGGGGCAATAGAAACACGGCCAGTATCATGAAAAACAGAATAATTACCTTGGTGAAGGCAGAATTTTTCACTCCAACTCTTGCATTTGATCAATATGCTGTGGACTTGTAACGAGTGTTGTGTCTCCCAGACTTCTTTGATATTTTCACAtggtcatatacagtggtatgaaaaagtatctgaaccttttggaatttcttacatttctgcataaaatcaccatcaaacgtgatctgatctttgtcaaaatcacacagatgaaaaaactgtctggtttaactaaaaccacctaaacatttgtaggttttcatattttgattaggaaagtatgcaaacaatgacagaagggggaaaaaataagtgaaccatcacatttaatattttgtgccccccacttggcagcaataacttaaccagtcgcttcctgtagctgcagatcagtctggcacatcgatcagggctaatcttggcccatttttctttacataactgctgtagttcagtctgaggcctgggatgtctggcatgaatcggtgtctttaagtcatgccacagcatctcaatggggttcaagtctggactttgacttggcgactccagaacgtgtattttgttcttctgaaaccattatacagttgatttacttctgtgttttggatcattgtcttcttccagcatccatcttctttttagcttcaactgtctgacagaaggcctcaggttttccagcaaaacattttgataaactttttaattcattcttccattaatcattgcaagttgtccaggtcctgaggcaacaaaacagccccaaatcatgatgctacctccaccatgcttcacggtggggatgaggtgttgatgttggtgagctgttccatttttcctccacacatgacgttatgtgtaatagggatgtcccgatccaggtttttgcacttccgatcagatactgatattgttttgcacttccgatccgataccgatactggccgataccgataccggcctatctgagcatgtattaaaatttaaagttatttagcctccttacttagttgtcagactcatgttgaaaagggttttagtactcttgataacaactagccagctgaattaggtgagtttgaataacacacaagtgacaaacacaaaacattctaaacaacaaacagaaatggcatagtcagtcagtaaaacgtgcaaataatattgtaaactgtcagtggaaaatcccacaaacttcccaagctattagatgcttttaatgttttgtgcattagttacaaaaattgtataaaaagcctctcaggtttaaataaacgactatttcagtatcaagttaacattttaaaacggtaaataaaatactcaagtccccattctgtatcagcagctttaaactacattcaattaatttaattttgcgaatcaactgttaaagttgttaaaattgctcccgttattccataatttcccttctgtctacttttgacaagtgaaagttttaaaactgttttgaagatagattcaagtcaagattttgccgatttaggattattttagataaaaagttaatttggttcgcttggaaggttcactacaacagcctacaagggaagtctcctgctttaagatggcggctgtttactaacgcacgtagttttcaatgcatgtgttgGCAAcggcgtcgagtctgtcatattgcatctagttctatatacatatgatctcTATTAGACAACCATGAtgtttatgctgcattccagagaagtgggaagtcggatttatcccactcggatggtaccagttccgacctcaaagcgttccacgcAAATATAAACAACAAtcatggctgatcgcgacgaggtgtttttttattttggccatccaaagacattttgacctccagcgaacctgccttcctataagcgatcaaatagtagaagaaaaacgacggctgcgttatagcccacactgtaaactgccttttttttagtTCCATCCTTTGCTGATCCTCAATATGAAATCCtagcacaacaaagatgatGTCAGACTTTTCCGGCCTCcgactaggaaaatatcattggaacgccactcgaactgggaggtccaagtcgcgaagtcggagaaaaaataactactccgacttccaagttgtttcaatctgacgtcactggacaaaatggcgctcatgAAAACAtattgaatgataacacaataatgaagtaaatcaagtttatttgagacgccatgtatttattctcatacagtgaattatctttgttgtgctatgtttttatattgacgatcagcaaaggatgtaactaaaaaaaaggcagtttacagtgtgggcaatAACGCAGCCATTGtttttgtggcatatgttgcactctgcctcttcgtctttgtcgtcctttaaggtgaaatgatcccacacagctgacatttttaccgataaagtctcggtaaattgggagacggtaatgtagtgtgttgaaggagtgccgtaaaatgcagaccggattttagggaaaccgaagcaaaaactggaatggattatgtatatcggtgcgctggaaaacccggaccgcataaaaaaaaaaaaaaaactggatcggaagtctggatcggaatttttccgtgtcggccgatccgataccgatgcacatttttttgcccatatcggcgtccgatccgatccaaatatcggatcgggacatctctaatatggaccgcttggatgtgtgtggaagcgatcgctatatttatttagttttttgaatcccgcgccatgaaaatgagtgacttccggcttcggtcttgcattgaggaggagggcgctgtgacgtgtacgggagaaggactcCTGTTCACTACAGTATACagcctactgttgtgtatgaagactaaggattcagctgattttgcggattaatacgtttatttttcgcatcacaccagcagaaaactcttgctttatgagggagaggcgtgtgcacctttttggagtttcaaaaggttcccattcaccgtggatgttggccaagccctactactgtgggaccattggacttaagaggaagtgagtaaacatcttgttttgtattatgtcaaatattaatacagcgattacaaagtaaacactacaaactttctttaaataaaggactacttacgttcgatcattgataggcttgtaaaaagctctcctcgtgcacattagctgcacgttagctgcacgacagctgcagctgccctcctccggggaccgtactgtaaattgctctccgccgggcggtttgccgatccacaaggacaatcgacaacccagtcgcatgtcaaataatccgggcgagttacagtggggagaacaagtatttgatacactgccaatgggaaaacccattggcagtgtatcatatacttgttctccccactgtatgtgtgattttccgcttcgaaggctttgaaacatcactcggttcgggttagcatgtcggctagctgtcacgcctcttggtttgtttactttCTCCGAAgcgggggaagggaaatgacaaatgtccgatttaggtgtcataaaatatcgttcgggaggtgcgacagtaaaggtgaagtcgacagttttgaccattatggagtaattttgccatgtcgtcctgaataagtgcatttttattatttcatattccatttagcacaagactgttatttgtcatgaccatgccatttatttagcaattggggaaaatacttggataaaaagaatatcctgtaaaaagattgaagtaaagagacagaaacaatgaaattttgcagctctcttcgtcgcgttttcctcgttgtgaatagttcccccttgacgggctgactggtccttctcaagccatttatttagctattggggaaaatacttggataaaaagaatatcctgtaaaaatattggagtagagagactgaaacaatgacattttgcggctctcttcgtcgcgttttcctcgttctgaataattccccctcaatgggctgaatagtataaccgatgagcccagtctcccgctgacgtcatccacctgctgGGGACGCGCGAGCCCTATAACGGTagacgtggctaaccggcagattaaaagactaatttctcgtcatctgcgctttgctaaattgttgtatatagtcgaaaatatgattctaattcacataataatactatttaagagttttttctcctgtcatatgctctttaagtctccttaggcagagggttcacttacttatttcccccctaatgtcattgtttgcatgctatcctcattaaaaaaagaaaacctaagaatgtttgggtggttttagttaaagcagacactgttttttcatctttgtggttttgacaaagatcagatcacatttgataatgattttatgcagaaatgtgagacattccaaaaggtccaggtattttttcataccactgtataatattTAGGTAAACATTTGAATAGTTGTGCTGGGAATGTTTGAAAATTTAGCTAAATCAATTTCTTTCAACTGTTACTTTGCAGTGTGTAAACTGAAAGGCAGCACATTTGAAGATCTCCTGATGAGATGCAGTTCACAGTATTACCAATCCATACCTTGCTGGAAGATGGACAGCGTTACAGAGGTAACGAGCTCAAACAGAGCCTTGATGGGCGGGAAGTGCTCCGTTTGGCTTGCAAAGATGTGGACCAGCTGAAACGGACGCAAACAAGGACAACACAATCAGACAACCAAGATCAGAGAGATCCTGAAAGACATGTAGTCGCAGTCATTTGGTTATTTTTAGGAACGACCACACGTGTTAGACTCCTTGGCAGAGTTGCCCTGGCAACCCATGTTCTGCCTCAAGTTCTTGTCTTTTCTCTTCATGACAAAGAATTGGAAATCATTCAAAGGGAAGGGATAAAAATATCACAGATAACTTTAGATGAAATGTGTCCTAACAAAAGAAAATTTCTAAAAAATCACcagttttaaattgaaaaaaaaaaaagtcacattttacAGGTGTAACGTATTGGAACCTTCAGTGTCTTCCGCGTACCTGTCGTGTAAGGTCGAGGGCCGAGGCTTGAGGGATGGTGCTGTACATCTGTCCTAGCATCTGGCTCAGCTGCGACACCATAGGGGCGAAGTCGTGCAGCAGGGTCTTCACAGACTTCTCGAAAATGGCGCAAACCGCCTAAGGAGCACACGTGAAATCCATTTCATAAAGTGTGGAACAATCATACCAAACTCCAGAGGGAGgggaaaaatgtgacaaacCTCCACCACTTGTGAATCGTTCAGCCACTTGCTGAGTACGTTCTGTATGAGGGCAAACACTTGCTGCAAAACCACCACCACCTGGGGGGGCACCATAAACAGTTGAATGTTTTAGTGTTGACAAGTCAGGAATTGATTGAATAGTTTACACCCGCAGTCATACATTTTTTACTTTTCACAAAACAGTTGAATGACAAAAAGTCTCCAAACCTTTGACCAAGGGTAAAATTATGAAGCTTgcatttgcattgtttttacTTCACTATGTAACGGCAATgtttatgtgtgtatgtatgtatgtatgtttatTTCCATCCGTTTTTGCTACAAAAAGCTGGTGAATTATAGTtgccaaaataaaaattggaaatacaaaaagacaaaatgttttagttttattttatttaataaatgttaattttcaacaaaaaagaagACCGTTTCAAATTTCccgttttcattaaaaaaaaaaaaaaaaaaaaaaactaaaggcaactacaaactgcaacaaaaaaaataaaaggatttttttttgtttttttttttaaaccaaaaaattgTAAAGTACTGTATATGAGAAAATATTTGCTATTGAGAGGCTCAAGTTCATCtctatactttgttatgtaccctttgttggcaatgacggaggccaaacgttttctgtaactcttcacaagcttttcatatactgttgctgctggtattttggcccattcctccatgcagatctcctctagatcagtgatattttggggctgtcgttgggcaacacggactttcaactccctccacaaattttctatggggttgagatctggagactggctaggccacttcaggaccttgaaatgcttcttatgaagccacttctttgttgccctggctgtgtgtttgggatcattgtcatggtgaaagacccagccacgtctcatcttcaatgcccttgctgatagaaggagattttcactcaaaatctctcgatacatggccccattcattctttcctttacacagatcagtcgtcctggtccctttgcagaaaaacagccccgaagcatgatgtttccacccccaggcttcacagtgggtatggtgttcctcggatgcaattcagtattctttctcctccaaacacgagaacctgtgtttctaccaaaaagttctattttggtgtcatcaagaccataacacattctcccagtcctcttctggatcatccaaatgctctctagcgaaccgcaggcggGCATGGACGTGTTCTTtcctcagcagggggacatgtctggcagtgcaggatttgagtccctggaggcgcattgtgttactgatagtagcctttgttactgtggtcccagctctctgtagatcattcactaggtcccccagtgtggttctgggatttttgctcaccgttcttgttatcattttatcACCATGGGGTgagttcttgcatggagccccagatcgagggagattatcagtggtcttgtatgtcttccattttctaataattgctcccacggttgatttctttacaccaagcgttttacctattgcagattcagtcttcccagcctggtgcaggtctacaattttgtttctggcgtccttcgacagctctttggtcttggctaaggtggagtttggagtgtgactgactcagtttgtggacaggtgtcttttatactgattatgagttaaaacagagtggagcctctttagaccttgttagaagaagttagatctctttgacagccagaaatcctgcttttttgtaggtgaccaaatacttattttccactttaatttggaaataaattatttaaaaatcaaacaatgtgtttttctgtttttttcccccacattctgtctctcatggttgaggtttacccatgttgacaattacaggcctgtctaatcttttcaagtaggagaacttgcacaattggtggttgactaaatacttatttgccccactgtataagggcAGAGGCTATGTTTGAATGCATGGCTATAGCTTTGCATCAACCAGATGCCAGCACTTAATGTGACACTCATTCTTCTCACTCATATTACATTGTTGTTGGGTGATGGTAGCAGTGGGGGAGCACTGACCGGGTTGGGTCCAGGTGGGGGAGGGGATGTTTTGACAGGCACAGCAGAGCCGTCCCCTGATTCATCATCCTGCTTGCTGATGTCAAGCGTGGTGAACAAGTTGGACAGCAGCCCCAAGATGTGGATGATAGCTAATTTATTGGATGGATTAGGCTGACAGAAGGAAGAGAAAGCACCAGAAGAAAACATTAAACATAAGTGGAACATTCAGAGTTTATGAGTATTGCTAACAATTTGCTATTTATTTAAGACTTGATTATTTACTCCTATCCTAAAGTACATATGCCAGCCACAGTTAACTAGTAAAAATTATGTCTGTTTATAAGTCCAGAAAGCAAAcattttgccatatttttcctctttttaatGATATAAACCCAGCCACACCTCATTCAGGTAATGACTAATGGTCTACGTTTCAACCACTAGTGGTTCCATAGTGACATGACGCATTAGAAACATTCCTACTTCATTTTAGGATTCATACCCGCATAGGTGGAAGGTCTGCCCACTAGGAGCTGCTATTTGTCCAGCGACGGGCATGTGAGCTGATTTGCCAGTCTGATGTCATGCTGACAAAGCAAATGCAAGACCAAAAAAAATGGCTGGAGGGAGTGAGGATGGATGTGAGGTACTGTGTTACTCAGTGTGTGTATGTGGAGGTTGAGAACAAAGATGAAGGAAAAGCTTTATCATGGTTGACGTCTGGCGGCACCCTGCAGTGATCAATGGCACCACTGCTCAGTCTTCCTTAATAAGTAGATGGAAAAAGCCTTCCTTATGTCGCATTGGCCTAAAAATACAGACTACTTCAATAGTGAGAATAAAATTTGTTTTGGTTTGAAAGAAAAGCTTCTCGATATTCTTCTGTCGAACTAAAGAGAAAGAAGAACGGCTACACAGAGTTCTTGGACTCTCTATAGTTTAGAATTACTATAATAATGCTACATCACTTGTGTGGCCCGTGAACTCAAATAAATTTCATCAACTTTATGTACAGCATCTTGCTAAAATACCAAAATTGCAGCTTGTTGTCACTTTAAAAAACCATGAGATtttgcaagattttttttaatactaatgCGTCTTTTAAAATACATTGAATAATTGttagaaaaaattattttactaGCTTCTGAATTAAAAAACAGGCGTCATTCCATTTGTTGTGTATATGTAATAATATGAGGCGATaatgtatttactgtatatggGTAAGTAGTCATAACAGCTTTCTGAAGgaataaatatgataaatattaaagtattttttaagggaatatatcatatttagtacatgttttgacctatggagggtgccatgtttgaCGCGCGCAATGCaagctgggggtgatgacgcggGTTGGCTGAACTAGGAGaagagctgtgctagctagcaagtgaagctcgtatgacgactggcatgattttgtcacaatctgctgctggtcagattgttttgtcacAGAGCTATGGGATaagttcccaacgtcgtacctgcatccaattccagctcatcagcagtgtctttaaaccaatcctaggcggcttgccaagatattgacttTCTGCTATTtgagtttgtatatcccttcgttgtTAGTTGCATGATTGCCCCTTTTTTTCCCGATTGTCTGCCTTTAACCGTGGTTTTCTCTCACGTTTTTTaattgatcccgacctactgtcacggaccctttttgtgtctccctttttgtgatcgcatgtttttttgtgtgttcaataaacccttttacacaatcgctatgttttttttgtcggcttgctgtctgaagtgagtcGCGTTTTCTAATTTCGTGGTCAAGCCAGctgcactttcttttcagttgcgtttccctttattataactcatactaacatttatcttttaagtattacaagtctttctgtccgcgGTTCCCTTTAAGTACCGCTAAGTTGATATAATAAGTGACCACAGCCTTTGCGTATCAAGATATTTAGTTAGCCTGGGCAGACCACGTGGTTTGTGCTCTGAGATGCACTACCAACTTTGGAACCTTAAATAGTCGAGATGACCAGTGGAGTACTCACATTAAGCTGAAAGCaattgtgtgtgtgggtgtatgTGGGTTTGGTCCACTCACTGTCTCTTCTGCTAGCTTCTCTAATTGCTGGATGTAAGGCGTGATAAGGGAATGAAGGTTCCTCAGGATGTCCTCCACAGGCAAAGCAGACAGCAGAAATCCCAGCGCCTGCATCAGCCACATGCACTGACTCGTCTAGGAAATAAAAGATACCATTACAGTCACACAACCACAACAGAAAATGAGGTTTGCAgtttaaattaaaagaaaaaaaaccgccATTAAACGCttgtacttcattttttaccttttttaaatattaacgtTTGTCAATCTCATAATTAACGGTTCATCTCCAACAAACCATGAATTGAACATAAAAAACAGCAATTCTACAACTGACCTTGTGGATCTGCTTTATTAGAACTTCCTGCAAAAACCAGAAGCAAAACATTATTACCACAAAGCAGAGTAAATATTTCGGAGGTCATGAAAAATAACACAAACATACTTGAGATACGGCTACTATGTTATTGGCGTAAGGCGGTAGGTCACTTTTGCACTCGCGGCAGATCTTTTTCAGTGTGGAAACAGACGAGATGGAAAGCTCAGGGTTGCCTAGAGCCTGCAGAACAAGTGGCAGGACGCTGCTCAACATCACCGGGTGgtctgctaaccactcagccaaagCACCTGGTAGAATGATTCACTTTAAAGCAGATTATACACATACTAATATCGAACATGAAAGTAATGTTCTCACCAATGGTGAACATCACCGTGTCAGCCAGCTGAACATTGTTGATGCTGATTCTGGGAATCAGGCCTATGAGGCCCGGAATGACATCCGAGTAATTGACGTCTATCGTCTCTGCTATGGACTGAAAGCCATAGAGCAAAGCCTCTATATGCTGGAAGAAGAACATTTAGTGAGGTAGAGttagttttttaaattgcttttaTTGCTTGTTACTTCGCTCAACATTAAATTAGGGGAGGATATTGATCATAAGAGGATGCATGAAAAAGGCTATTTATGCTACATAATTTAACAGCGATTAGCCATTTTGGtttaaactagggatgtcccaatcgaatatttttgcacccgtgcCAGAGTGACCTGATTTTGTGAATCTGCCAATACAGACTCCCGATCctacaccgttttttttttttttttaaaacaaaagttccaagcaTGTTACTATCCCACCGTGTCGCGTTCAtaatttgaattattttcaaacaacgtagaaaatgcttgtctttattaaatgcttcattgagtgagtcctctcaaatcccctcatgctttgacgctcacgctgctgagaacagcctcacactgacacaatgagttgccagagCACACTTATGCGAGTTTAACAACGATTGAAATATTtgggcctttgatcgtagacttACCAAGctgctctggcaagatcaaagctacaaatctctcaatcattgttaactttaagtaccaaacgctagctggacagtttggctgCATTGCttgagaggctgtggcgctgtatgaacatgaagcagaaaaacataaatatatatttaaaattaaaaacccgatccttttaccAGATttggatcctctgaaaaatggtgtgttcggatcgggacatccctatctTAAACAGCAATTTTGGGCAACCAAGAGATtggttaaaaattattcacatgAAGTATTGTTGAGACAGTTAAATAAAGTAAATCGATGCTAATTTTCGCTAGCGAGTGAAATGTGTCTCCGATTCTATGTTAGCATTAGGCCAGCAAGTGTCCgaaaaattaaatgtattttatattttaatatatGTGTAGTTTTCTGCGTTTACTGTTTAGTGTTAGTTTACCTCAACCAGATAATAAACTGTTTGAAAACCAACGACATTGGACTCTTTTTGCGAAACTTAAAAATCTGCCAaattgcagtcaatttgcatgtcCACCATGTTTGGTCAATTAAATATGTTACGAGTGATTACAGAGATCAAGCAAAGAAAATTTTCGATCTGCAATTTGGAAGTTAAATCGCCTAGCCCCAATTCagataataataaaatactgaaatggagaaaaaaacattttgtaggTTCAGCCACATTTCACATTTCTACCGTGAAACATTTGGCAAAATTATCTGAGCAACACAACATCCCACCCACCTGCCACGACGTGGGCTGCTCCGTATTCGTCAAGAGTCGTCCTAATTTGTCATACAGATTACTCAGCAGCTCAGCACCCAGCATCTCATAGACGTACATAAGCGTGTCAGATATGTCCACCCTGAAGGCGAGACCTTTTACATTTAGTATCTTCTAAtaaacaaacgaaaaaaatagACTGAAAATCTCCCTCAGAAGGGACACAGACCTGTAAATTCGGAACTGCTCTTTCTCATCTGAGGACCAGGATCCATACTCTTGATCTGAAGGGAACTGGGCTTTGTGTAGCAAAACATCCACTAGTTGAAAATAGACTGGCCTGTAAACTTGCAGGTACACTGCCTGCTTATTTGTCTCAAATGACATGATTTCATCCTGGAATAATCATGAAAGCCAAGCATTCCTTAAGTCTGGATCACAGAAAGATCACTGAGCGAACAGTCTATGTTAAGCCGCACTTACTTGTAGCGTGTACCAAAAGGTGAGCGTGAGTGAGCTGGTGGTCTCGTTGACCGGATAGTGGCCGGGGATGCCCGTGCAAAACATGATCATGTTGACTAAAGCCAGGAAGCTCTGCCAGTGATCCACCTGTTCCAGCAGAATCCTGAGGAGTGAGAAAGTGGAAACTTTTTTGATTCTGTTACtgatttttaatatttaacaaaaaatatgtgATTCAATTTTCTGACCTTGTTTGAGTCAGGGTTCCGACAGATTTCAACAAGTGAAACTTTTAAAGaccttaaaaaatgaaataatgttTCTTTGCCGCTTGGACATTTCTACGACACAATTTCACGCCATTTGAAAtttatacaatataatatacaCAAGATAAAATTCAATGCCTTATAAATACACTTTATCAAGAATAATAAATTCAAgacttaagactttttaagactaCGTGGGAACCCAGTTGATTTCACTACCTTccagtattttcattttttttgtgccGCTGTTTTCTTGTCTACTACAGCTTTTAACCAACATCAGCTcttgttatttttaattattgaaAATTCAAGTTTCCTTGCAAATTcggtaatggggaaaaaaaaaacatgaagaccTGGGATCcatatattatatgtatatcacattttgggtcctgTAGGcttcaatattaacatttggtatactTTACAAGCATCCAAGAGCAAAATGGTgtaatgtattttggtccactgGTATTTAATGAGCTCTAGGTACATGAATACTTAAATAAAATTCAAGTGTATACCTAGAATGGTTCTCTCCCAACGTGACAGCAATGCGGCAGATACCATGGCAAGTCTCCATGTCGCCGCTCTGGACGGCCTCTCGGAGCTGTTCCTGGAGAGCCAGCACATGAGGGACCAGCTTCAGCAACGTGTTCACGTACCTGtatgacacacatacacacacaaaggcAAACAATAAAGTTAACAGCTTGCATTGGATAAATGCTTCCATTCAGTGTTCACTTGGGGGAAATCCCCCACAAGGGTTTAACAAAGTGCAGGAATTTGTCCAAAATGATGCTTCTAACTTGGCCCAAATTAAGCATTAATTCTTTTCCTGAAAAACTAGTCAATTTCATGTCCGCTGGTGAAAATGAAATATTTCCACTCCAGGTGGAGGtaataaatgaaaaatgacTGCTCCAAAACAAAATGGCTACACAGTACAAGTAAACCCATA
This window contains:
- the LOC130919063 gene encoding importin-13 isoform X2, producing MMQTPGRIATAPDALDFTVENVEKALHQLYYDPNIDNKNLAQKWLMQAQVSPQAWQFCWALLSPDKVPEIQYFGASALHTKISRYWSDIPSDQYESLKSQLFTQIACFSSGAKMVLTRLCVALASLALNTMPEAWPGAVAEMVRVFQEEGGGIDGRARCLALLELLTVLPEEFQTSRLPQYRKGQVRGALGREWGSVSPLLQQLLRRTDSPAAVKARVLRCLSSWVLLDVPLSESEGLVHDCFVALPDPELFDTAVEALVNAISQPDSQRYVNTLLKLVPHVLALQEQLREAVQSGDMETCHGICRIAVTLGENHSRILLEQVDHWQSFLALVNMIMFCTGIPGHYPVNETTSSLTLTFWYTLQDEIMSFETNKQAVYLQVYRPVYFQLVDVLLHKAQFPSDQEYGSWSSDEKEQFRIYRVDISDTLMYVYEMLGAELLSNLYDKLGRLLTNTEQPTSWQHIEALLYGFQSIAETIDVNYSDVIPGLIGLIPRISINNVQLADTVMFTIGALAEWLADHPVMLSSVLPLVLQALGNPELSISSVSTLKKICRECKSDLPPYANNIVAVSQEVLIKQIHKTSQCMWLMQALGFLLSALPVEDILRNLHSLITPYIQQLEKLAEETPNPSNKLAIIHILGLLSNLFTTLDISKQDDESGDGSAVPVKTSPPPPGPNPVVVVLQQVFALIQNVLSKWLNDSQVVEAVCAIFEKSVKTLLHDFAPMVSQLSQMLGQMYSTIPQASALDLTRQLVHIFASQTEHFPPIKALFELVTSVTLSIFQQASKCTFCHVAGSQLTQQTDAAFEERGKSEFPTSDLEKYH
- the LOC130919063 gene encoding importin-13 isoform X1: MMQTPGRIATAPDALDFTVENVEKALHQLYYDPNIDNKNLAQKWLMQAQVSPQAWQFCWALLSPDKVPEIQYFGASALHTKISRYWSDIPSDQYESLKSQLFTQIACFSSGAKMVLTRLCVALASLALNTMPEAWPGAVAEMVRVFQEEGGGIDGRARCLALLELLTVLPEEFQTSRLPQYRKGQVRGALGREWGSVSPLLQQLLRRTDSPAAVKARVLRCLSSWVLLDVPLSESEGLVHDCFVALPDPELFDTAVEALVNAISQPDSQRYVNTLLKLVPHVLALQEQLREAVQSGDMETCHGICRIAVTLGENHSRILLEQVDHWQSFLALVNMIMFCTGIPGHYPVNETTSSLTLTFWYTLQDEIMSFETNKQAVYLQVYRPVYFQLVDVLLHKAQFPSDQEYGSWSSDEKEQFRIYRVDISDTLMYVYEMLGAELLSNLYDKLGRLLTNTEQPTSWQHIEALLYGFQSIAETIDVNYSDVIPGLIGLIPRISINNVQLADTVMFTIGALAEWLADHPVMLSSVLPLVLQALGNPELSISSVSTLKKICRECKSDLPPYANNIVAVSQEVLIKQIHKTSQCMWLMQALGFLLSALPVEDILRNLHSLITPYIQQLEKLAEETPNPSNKLAIIHILGLLSNLFTTLDISKQDDESGDGSAVPVKTSPPPPGPNPVVVVLQQVFALIQNVLSKWLNDSQVVEAVCAIFEKSVKTLLHDFAPMVSQLSQMLGQMYSTIPQASALDLTRQLVHIFASQTEHFPPIKALFELVTSVTLSIFQQGPRDHPDIVDSFMQLQAQALKRKPDLYLSDSLDVKAVYHCGLLSLKFPEAPTVKSTCLFFTELLPRCLDVPPLAGLLQEDGKLLIQALLEGIGGGASRNLMDQFAEVLFSLNKHCFSLLAMWLKVTLQPPGFPSSRVTAAQKDHFSQQILRERVNKRRVKEIVKEFTLLCRGLHGTEYAAEY